One stretch of Chitinophaga pendula DNA includes these proteins:
- a CDS encoding ATP-binding protein, with translation MKSAINPNVRNYVSNSIMGKLISEFDWSKTQLGDYREWSESLKNLVNIMLVNPFPMLLWWGERYIQIYNDAYIPILGLKHPSPGLGRPGYECWDEIWSVIGPLIDTPFEGGAATWMDDILLKVNRNNFVEETHFTIAYSPVPDPSAANGIGGVLATVNETTGEVIGKRQTETLRKLGEGINSPSSIDDLYSQAASILQENNFDIPFVFIHKIDAGTKAYLVTAAGIHKDHPGLPREIDLTDDHLVWHDLIRSVKESNLIVAEDNQIIADIPTGIWDTCPTQFVYLPIREAKRGAPIAIVTLALNPYRKFDASYRNFVQFIADQISSGVTNVLAFEKEKQRAETLTELDKAKTAFFGNVSHEFRTPLTLMLGPLDELLTQKQDKVVAEREVISLIQRNGLRLQKLVNTLLDFSRIEAGRMQVTFKPVDISKLTCDLASNFKSATEKAGLELEIDCPPFSEPIYLNEEMWEKIVLNLLSNAFKFTFEGKISVRLEMLPDTFTLTVADTGIGISREDQEHIFERFYRVSQARSRSFEGSGIGLALISELVKLHAGSIHLNSELGKGTTFTVHIPRGKAHLPKEQTTSDIIPQLSTSIKANGFIEEALRWFPDEVNVRQTLHPDNDQQTPEKPVVVLADDNADMRDYIKGILDEYCSVYTAANGKDAFKLINEIKPDLVLSDIMMPELNGLELLEMLRQDPSLKAIPIILLSARAGEEARIEGLQGGADDYLTKPFTRNELVARVNSNIQLSNIRKEIEGAIRQSESRLRALVIATSDVVYRMNRDWTIMSQLDGRNFLQDTGTPLSDWQNKYIHPRDQARVWGVIREAIETKSLFQLEHQVIRADGSLGWTFSRAVPIFDRQGDIVEWFGAATDISDRKLYEADLERRVADRTKALNEANAALRVSNDDLQQFAHVASHDLKEPVRKIKTFTYRLMDDEQIVKSEKGKYYLDRILNSAERMSTMIDGVLTYSSLNGASVEFENVNLNTVIEDIKGDLELLIQQKEGTINSAGLPVIVGSRLLLYQLFYNLISNSLKFSHPERSPVVEINWTIDHANKPGSHRITVKDNGIGFEPAYNHLIFETFSRLNTKDLFDGTGLGLSLCQKIVERHNGSIHANGKKGEGAIFTIEIPVIGNP, from the coding sequence ATGAAATCCGCAATTAATCCTAATGTCAGAAATTACGTCTCCAACAGCATAATGGGCAAGTTGATCAGTGAATTCGACTGGTCGAAAACCCAGTTGGGGGACTACAGGGAGTGGTCTGAAAGCTTAAAAAACCTTGTAAATATAATGTTAGTTAACCCATTTCCTATGCTACTCTGGTGGGGAGAACGTTATATTCAAATCTACAATGATGCATATATTCCCATACTTGGCCTCAAACATCCCTCCCCAGGATTGGGCCGTCCTGGTTATGAATGTTGGGATGAAATATGGTCTGTAATTGGCCCGTTGATAGATACACCATTTGAAGGCGGTGCAGCAACCTGGATGGACGATATCCTGCTTAAGGTTAATCGGAATAATTTTGTTGAAGAAACACACTTTACCATCGCTTATAGCCCGGTACCGGACCCATCTGCCGCGAATGGTATAGGTGGAGTGTTGGCCACTGTAAACGAAACTACAGGAGAAGTGATAGGAAAACGTCAGACCGAAACCTTGCGGAAATTAGGAGAAGGGATCAATTCCCCTTCTTCCATCGATGATCTTTATTCACAGGCTGCCTCGATCCTGCAGGAGAATAACTTCGATATTCCGTTTGTTTTCATTCACAAAATTGACGCTGGTACAAAAGCATATTTGGTTACTGCCGCCGGAATTCATAAGGACCACCCCGGGCTACCGCGGGAAATAGACCTGACTGATGATCATTTGGTATGGCACGACTTGATTCGGTCTGTAAAAGAAAGTAATTTGATTGTAGCTGAAGACAATCAAATAATAGCAGATATACCTACCGGCATATGGGATACCTGTCCCACACAGTTTGTTTATCTCCCTATCAGAGAAGCAAAAAGGGGCGCTCCGATTGCTATCGTGACACTGGCATTGAATCCTTACCGCAAATTTGACGCATCCTATCGCAACTTTGTACAGTTCATCGCAGACCAGATTTCTTCAGGAGTAACGAATGTCCTCGCTTTTGAAAAAGAAAAGCAAAGAGCAGAGACATTGACAGAACTGGATAAAGCCAAAACTGCCTTTTTTGGAAATGTCAGCCACGAATTCCGGACACCGCTCACACTAATGTTAGGTCCACTCGATGAACTACTCACACAAAAACAGGACAAAGTCGTGGCAGAACGGGAAGTAATTTCCCTTATTCAAAGGAATGGCCTGCGCCTTCAAAAGCTGGTGAATACCCTGCTCGATTTCTCGAGAATTGAAGCTGGGCGTATGCAAGTGACATTTAAGCCGGTAGATATTTCTAAATTAACCTGCGATCTGGCAAGTAATTTTAAGTCCGCCACAGAAAAAGCAGGACTGGAGCTCGAAATAGACTGTCCACCTTTTTCAGAACCCATTTATCTGAATGAAGAAATGTGGGAGAAAATTGTATTGAATCTTCTCTCAAATGCCTTCAAATTTACATTCGAAGGGAAAATATCCGTCCGGCTGGAAATGTTACCGGATACATTTACATTGACCGTTGCAGATACCGGTATCGGTATATCCAGGGAAGATCAGGAACATATATTCGAGCGTTTCTACCGCGTATCGCAAGCTCGTTCTCGATCTTTTGAAGGCAGCGGGATAGGACTGGCGCTGATAAGTGAACTTGTTAAACTACATGCTGGAAGTATCCATCTGAATAGTGAATTGGGAAAAGGAACCACCTTTACCGTTCATATTCCACGGGGAAAAGCACATCTTCCAAAAGAACAGACGACAAGTGATATAATACCGCAGCTATCAACATCCATAAAGGCAAATGGTTTTATCGAAGAAGCATTGAGATGGTTCCCTGATGAAGTGAACGTACGCCAAACACTCCATCCTGATAACGATCAACAGACACCAGAAAAACCTGTTGTCGTACTGGCAGATGATAATGCCGATATGCGTGATTACATCAAAGGTATACTCGATGAATACTGCAGTGTTTATACTGCCGCAAATGGAAAGGACGCATTCAAACTGATCAATGAAATAAAGCCTGATCTCGTCCTGTCAGATATTATGATGCCGGAACTTAACGGACTGGAATTGCTGGAGATGCTGAGGCAGGACCCGTCTTTAAAAGCGATACCCATTATCCTGCTTTCCGCCCGCGCAGGGGAAGAAGCAAGAATTGAAGGGCTTCAAGGCGGTGCAGACGATTACCTGACCAAACCCTTTACAAGAAATGAGCTTGTTGCCAGGGTAAATTCCAACATTCAGCTTTCGAATATCAGGAAAGAAATTGAAGGAGCGATTCGTCAAAGTGAATCAAGACTCCGTGCGCTTGTAATCGCCACCTCTGATGTAGTCTATCGGATGAATCGGGACTGGACAATCATGAGCCAGCTGGATGGACGGAATTTCCTTCAGGATACAGGAACACCACTTTCCGACTGGCAGAATAAATATATTCATCCAAGAGACCAGGCACGCGTTTGGGGAGTAATCCGGGAAGCAATCGAAACCAAAAGTTTATTTCAGTTGGAACATCAGGTGATCCGGGCTGATGGATCGTTAGGATGGACGTTTTCCAGAGCAGTACCCATCTTTGACCGCCAGGGTGATATTGTAGAGTGGTTCGGTGCAGCCACCGATATCTCAGACAGGAAACTGTACGAAGCCGACCTGGAACGCCGTGTAGCTGACCGTACAAAAGCATTGAATGAAGCCAATGCTGCCCTAAGAGTTTCAAACGATGACCTCCAACAATTTGCCCATGTAGCCAGTCATGACTTGAAAGAGCCTGTCAGGAAAATCAAAACATTTACCTATCGCCTGATGGATGATGAGCAGATTGTTAAATCTGAAAAAGGAAAATATTATCTGGATAGAATACTTAATTCCGCCGAGCGGATGTCAACAATGATTGATGGTGTACTTACCTATTCTTCTTTGAATGGCGCCAGCGTCGAATTCGAAAATGTAAACCTGAATACCGTCATAGAAGATATAAAAGGAGACCTGGAATTACTGATTCAACAAAAGGAAGGGACGATAAATAGTGCAGGCCTCCCCGTGATCGTTGGCAGCCGCTTACTTTTGTATCAATTATTCTACAATCTTATTAGTAACTCCCTGAAATTTTCCCACCCTGAAAGATCGCCCGTAGTAGAGATTAACTGGACTATTGACCATGCAAACAAGCCTGGTAGTCACAGGATCACGGTAAAAGATAACGGGATTGGATTTGAACCTGCTTATAACCACTTGATTTTTGAAACATTCTCCCGCCTGAATACAAAAGATCTCTTCGATGGCACCGGGCTGGGATTGTCATTGTGTCAAAAAATCGTTGAACGACATAATGGCTCTATTCATGCAAATGGCAAAAAAGGAGAAGGCGCGATTTTTACCATCGAAATCCCAGTCATCGGCAATCCATAA